Sequence from the Flavobacterium sp. J372 genome:
TACCTTCAAAGTTGGTAAACAGCCCTTTTGGCAGCGATACGATAAAATCCTGAGCCGGCATCTTATTTATCTTAGCTTTAAGCTGATAGGTGGTGTCCTGCTCTACACTGTATTTTATAAAAGGCGTAAATTTTATCTTGTTTAGCTGAACGGATGATGTGCTGTCAATCGCAATGAAATCAGGACCAAAAACAAAGTCGTAGTCAAACCTGGCCTTATCAATCACCACATCTTTCTTAGCAATTTTCGGATGGTTCACCATAAAGTTGGCTATAGATGCAAACCCTTTGAGGCGCATCTCACCGCCGCTCATGTCAAGGTCTTCCACATTAAGGCGGATAGAGTCAAACCCGGACTTGAGTCCATACCGTTCATCAATATATGGCACAGCAATACGACTGGTATCAGCATTAAAAAACTTCAGGTCAGCCTGCTTGTTGCGCGGGTCGGCAAAGCCTCTAACTTTCCAGGTTTGTTTTATATTATTTGCCAGGACATTAATAGAAGATTCAAGTTGATCATCAGCCAGGCGCATTTCCTGAAGGTTCATACTTACCTTTTTGCCCATATAATCCATGTGCAGGGTAAGGTTATCAAGCTTCATATCAGTCGGTATGAGATTCAGCATGCGGTTTAGCAGCGTATAAGCGCGCTCGGCATAATTCGCCTCCTTATCTCCGTCACTTTCTTCTTTTGAAACAGTTTTGTCGCGTTTTAAAAAGCCGCTATAGTTAGTTCCCGTAGAATCTTTTACAAACTGTATGTAACCATCCTTCATGTCAAGCGTACCCAGCTGAACATCACCGGTAAAGAATTTGAGGTAATTCACAGAGGTTTTTACTGAACGTATATGCATCAGCGTATCGGCATTGTCAGGCACCATGGCAATTTCGCTAAATTCCAGGCCCGAGAAACCCTTAAATGAAGCGCTCTCTATAGTCAGCGTTGCATCATAATCGGTACGCACTTTGTTTTGCGCTTTCTCAATTACTTTTTGCAGTATGGTATTCCTGAAAGCAAAAAAACCCGCTATCCCTATAATAATGATCCCAAGAAGGGACAATAGCGTTATTTTGGCAATCTTTGTTATTCTTTTTTTACGCATTCAGTTGTGTGTTATCCGAAAAGATGGCCCGCCACATCTTCAATCCTCGCCACCATCTTTATCTCAATCCCTGTGTTCTTCAGGGAAATTTTATTGTACTTAGATACAAAAATAGTTGAAAATCCTAACTTTTCTGCCTCCAGTATGCGCTGTTCTACACGATTTACCGGCCTTACTTCTCCGCTTAACCCAATTTCACCGGCAAAACAATAGCCCTTATCTACGGGAATATCTTCATTTGAAGATAAAATCGCTGCAACAACTGCAAGGTCAATAGCCGGATCATCTACATTAATGCCCCCTGTTATATTCAGGAAAACGTCTTTAGCCCCCAATCTAAAACCTGCCCTCTTTTCAAGCACCGCAAGTATCATGTTCAGCCTTTTAGCGTTGTAGCCGGTAGTGCTTCGCTGCGGTGTACCGTAAACTGCAGTGCTTACAAGGGCCTGTATTTCAATCATCAGCGGGCGCATACCTTCCATTGTTGTAGCAATTGCCGTGCCGCTTAGTTCTTCCTCTTTGTGAGAGATAAGAATCTCACTCGGGTTGACTACCTCGCGAAGGCCGCTGCCCAGCATCTCGTAAATACCAAGCTCAGCGGTAGAGCCAAAACGGTTTTTAAGAGAGCGTAGTATGCGGTATACGTGGTTTCTGTCGCCTTCAAACTGAAGTACGGTATCTACCATGTGTTCCAGTATCTTGGGCCCGGCTATACTGCCGTCTTTTGTAATATGACCTATGAGGATGACCGGAACATTGGTTTCTTTTGCGAATTTTATAAGTTCTGCCGTTGTTTCACGTATCTGAGAAATACTGCCTGGAGATGATTCTATATAATCGGTGTGGAGCGTTTGTATGGAGTCGATGATCACTACTTCAGGGTCAATCGCTTCAATCTGTTTAAAAATGTTTTGCGTTTTGGTCTCTGTAAGTATAAAACAATTTTCCGCGGCTGATGTGATACGTTCTGCCCGCATCTTTATCTGCTTTTGGCTTTCTTCGCCGGAAACATACAACGTTCGGTACGGCAGCTTCAGCGATATCTGCAGCAGCAGTGTACTTTTGCCTATACCCGGTTCACCGCCCAACAATGTCAACGACCCCGGTACAAGCCCGCCGCCAAGCACACGATTAAGTTCGCCGTCAGTGGTGTCCATACGGACTTCCGCTCCTGCATCAATCTCATTTATACGGAGTGGTTTTGCAGCACGCTTATCGCCAGGGGTTGCAGGCTTCCATGACTGCTTCTCTTCTTTCTGTATAACTTCTTCAACAATGGTATTCCACTCGCGGCAGGCATTGCACTGCCCCTGCCATTTTGAATATTGTGTGCCGCAATTCTGGCAAAAAAACGACGTCTTTACTTTAGCCATTCAATAATCTCCTTACAGCTTTTCTGTTTTCTGGACCAGCATTTCACGGGTGTATTCCCCAATTTCTTTCAGGTCCATTGCGTTTACATATATTTTTTTAGCGCGTTTGTTGTCGCCAGTTTTTTCATAAAACAACCCTTTATAATATTCAGGCAATATTGTTTTAGAGTAGTTTTTATCAGCAAGTTCGGCCAGGTCTTTAAGCTCATCAAATACCCCATTTTTCATAATTGCAGCTTCAACAGCCTGTATGTCATTAAGGCGCACTTTCACTTTTGTGCCCATCTCAGTTTCCATGTTTTTGTATTTATCTTCCAGATATTTTACATACCCGGACGGAAGATTTACAATTTTTGTCTGGTACTCAAGATTAGAAACCGGTTGGAATTCTCCGAAAATATGATAGATGGCCTGTGGGATTGCCATAGCGGCAAGCGCATAGTGTGAAGCTCCTTTAAATTCTTCAAACTTATATTTTACTTGGGTATTATTTTTTGTACGGATGCCTTCATCAAGCGATTTTATTGTTTTCCTGAACCGGGCGGCGTCACTGTCAGAAGTTGCCAGATAGTAATACACAGGCTTTGTAACCGACCCAAGGCGTTCAGCGATTTTTACATCCATGTCTGCGCCAAGCTCAGGGCTCATGGCTATATAAGCATTAAACAGCGGCTTGTCTTTAAATAAGAATGCATTGAGAAAACCGGCAGTCATATCATGGCCTACAATTGCCTTATATGGCGCGAGCCGGTACTTTTTTTCCAGATGCGGCAATAGCTCTGTACCTATAAAATCAAAAAACTGTGCCCCCTGTTCTACCGGGAAGCCACTTTCCTTATCAAACGCTGTATCATCTTCACGTGTATCTCCCTGGCTTATGCCAACTATAATAACTTCGGGAAGATCATCCCAGTAGGATGTATAACTGAATATGCCGGAAACAGGATCAATAAGATAATCCCCGTCAAGCACTAGTACAAGAGGGTACTTTTTATTCTTTTCTTTTTCGTAAGATAATGGTGTTATAATGGTAATTTCACGATCTGCACGCAGCTTTTCTGACCGGAAGTTTTCAACAGTTTCCTGGGCATTCACCATGAAACCGGCAAACAGGAACAGCATTAAATATTTGTGTATCATTGCGTTGCATTTATTGGGGAAATGAGCAGGCAAGATAACGATTATTTCTTACGGGCAAGTATTGGCAATATTAAAAATGAAAGGCCGCCAAGTATTATAATCTGCGCGGTTTGTGATGTCCACACAATCCATCCAAAGGCTGTACCGGCTTCAAAAGAAACGTTATAAACAGTAAGAATTTTTGCTATAGCAACAGGGAAAACGCCTGTGCCGCCATTGGTAAGTGTTATTGCAATACTGCCTACCACAAAAGCCGTTGCAACCGAGCCAAAATCTAGTGTTGAAGTTTCGGGTAATGCAAAAATAGTAATGTAAAACATCAGCACATAGCTGAACCATATGTACAGCGAAAGCAGCAAAAATGGCCACTTGTTAGGCATTGTAAATACACTGATTGCGCCTTCAACCAGGCCTGAAACCTTCACCTTGATTTTTTGCACCCAGCCAAGCTTTGAATAAATGAAGAAAAGTATTGAGCCTATAAAAAATATTCCGGCAATGGTTCCGTATAACAGCAGCTTCATAAATGGTATTTCAGCCAAATAGGCTTTTACCATATCATACTGAAGCGCTACGGTAGTACCTATGGCCAGCACCAGGAGTATGAGATCAACAATACGCTCAGAGATTATGGTGCCAAGGGCTTTATCAAAAGGCACACCGGCATATTTGTTTATTACAGCTGCACGGCTTACTTCGCCGCTGCGCGGTACAAGCATGTTCATGACATAGGTGATACACACTGCACTAAATTTGACGGTAAACGGTGCAGTATAGCCTACATGTGCCAAAGTATATTTCCAGCGGTAAGCACGTGCCCAAAACCCGGTAAGGCCTATAGCAAGAGATATCCATACCCAAATGTAATCAGCCGTCCTGAAGCTTGTTTTTACGTTTTCCAGCTCTGCCGGAGTGAACTGGTTGTATACGTATATAACTAAAAAAACTCCCAGCAGCAGCGGGAGTATTATGCTTAGTAAGCGGATTAGTTTTTTCTTCAAAACCGGTTTAGGTTAGTGAATTGTCTTTTTCGTTAGGGAAAACAAGCGTAGGCCTGAATGACTTGGCTTCTTCAAAATCCAGTATGCCATACGAAATGATGATGATGATATCACCCCTTTGCACTTTTCTTGCCGCAGGCCCGTTGAGTGTAATTTCGCCGCTGTTCCTGTTTCCCTTAATCGCATAAGTCTCGAGGCGCTCACCATTATTGATGTTTACTATCGATACTTTTTCCCCTTCAATGATATTAGCTGCTTCCATCAATGCCTCGTCAATGGTAATGCTGCCAATGTAGTTTAAATCGGCTCCCGTCACCGTAACACGGTGAAGCTTGGACTTTACAACTTGAATTTGCATGCCGCAAAGGTAATCAATTTAATGAAATATTATCTATAAGCCTCACATTCCCTACAATAACTGCAATAAATGCCCTGGTTTTTGCCTCAGTTTTATTATTAACCGGCATGAGTGTGGCTTCGTCAGCAATTTCGAAATATTCAAGTTTAAGAATAGTATTATTTTGAAAAGCCTTTTCAACAAACGTTCGTACCGCATCAGGAGTATCGGTGGTATAACGCTCTTTGGCTGCAATAAGTGTTTTATAAATAAAGCCTGCTTCTTCGCGCTCATCATTTGACAACCTTTCATTGCGCGAACTCATGGCAAGTCCGTTTGGCTCACGGTAAATGGGGCAGCCGATGATTTTCACATTTACACCTTCCTTCTCTACCATCTTGCGCACGATTTGCAGCTGCTGAAAATCTTTCTCACCAAAATAGGCATTATCAGGCTCAACGGCTTCAAATAATTTCTTTACAATAGTGCCTACCCCATCAAAATGGCCCGGGCGGTGCTTCCCTTCCATTTGGTTTTCAAGCCCGTCAAAAGAAAAATGCCCTGAAACAGTATTGCCTTCATACATATCATCTACTGTGGGCGCAAAAACAATTACAGCGTTGTTTACTGCATCTATCTTTTCTATATCACGCTCCAGCGTTCGTGGGTATTTTTCAAGATCTTCAGCATTGTTAAACTGCGTTGGGTTAACAAAAATACTTATTACAGTAATATCGTTTTCAGCATCTGAACGCTCAATTAATGAGAGGTGACCCTTGTGCAATGCGCCCATTGTGGGTACAAAGCCAATGGTTTTCTCCTGCTCGCGCAGTTGTACTAAGTGTGCATTAAGGCTGGCTTTGTTATTGAAAATGAGCATTAAGTAAAATTTAAATTAGGGGCAAAATTAAGATTTTAGCTATAACCTGTACAAATTTGTTTAATTTTGCATGTTTTTACACCCTAACTGTTAACTACAAGTATTGAAGATGGAGGATAAGAGGATATTGTATGTATCATCTGAAGTAGTGCCTTATTTGGCTGAGAATGAAGTGTCTGTAATGTCGTATGATGTGCCAAAAATGATAAATGACCAGGGCGGGCAGATTAGGATTTTTATGCCCCGCTACGGCAACATTAACGAAAGGCGCCACCAGCTCCATGAAGTAATAAGGCTATCAGGCATGAACCTTGTGGTTAATGATATGGATATGCCGCTGATAATTAAAGTGGCATCTATACCAAAAGAGCGCATACAGGTTTATTTTATTGATAATGATGAGTATTTTAAGCGTAAAGCAACCTTTACCGATGAGGACGGAGCGCTTTACCCTGATAATGACGAGCGTGCGATTTTCTTTGCAAAAGGCGTAGTTGAAACGGTAAAGAAGCTAAACTGGGTACCTGACATTATACATGTACACGGATGGATGGCCGCCATGCTGCCGATATACATGAAGCACTATTATAAAGATGAAGCGCTTTTTGCCGATACTAAAATTGTAACATCTGTATACGGTACAGGATTTGAAGGTACGCTTGATGCACAGATGAAAGCTAAAGTGCTTTTTGACAATGTACCTGAAAGTAATGTGGCCGACCTTGCCGTGCCGGATTATGTAAATATAATGAAAGCCTCAATAGCACATTCTGACGGTATAATCATCGCTTCAGAATCATTGCCGGGTGACCTTGCCGATTTTATTGAGAAGGCAGGCAAACCAACACTTACCTACCAGCCTAAAGATAAATTTGCAGAGGCTTATACTAATTTCTATAAAAATCAGGTTTTATAGAAAACTTTAAAAACCGTTTATGATTTCCAGAAACATATTTAAATTTCTATTTGTATTTGCAGCAGGCGCGGCAATTATTGCCTCGTGTGACAGCGATTTTAATGATATTGGCGCCGATATAATTGAGGGCGACATACACCATAATGGCATGACGCGTTATGAGGGCCGCATTGCCGCATATGACAGGGGTACAGGTGCGGTGCAGGCTAATAATCTTCCGCTTAATGTATTGGGTGTATATGACAACCCTGCTTTTGGCAAGACAACAGCACACTTTGTTACCCAGCTTGAATTGGGAACTGAAAATCTTACGTTTGCCAATAACCCACAAATTGATTCCGTTTACTTGTATGTACCTTATTTCAGCACCTTCAAGAGTAAAGATGAAACTACCGGCATAAGCACTTACGAATTAGACTCTATTTATGGCAACACAGATGCCGAAATGACACTGAAGATATACCGGAATAATTATTTCCTCCGAAGCTTAGACCCAGGTTCTGGTACAAGCGAGCCGCAAAGATATTATTCAGACGATTTTTCGGCTTTACATAATGCAAATATTGCGCAAGCACCGTTGGCTGAACTTAACAATTTTAAATTCAGCGCTGCCGAAGTTGAGCGCAAGAGGGATGATAATGGAACATTGAAGACCGTAGAACGTTTTGCGCCGGGTATATTTACTCTTCTGGATAAAACTTATTTCCAGAACACAATAATTAATGCCCCGGCAGGCAGCCGTGCAAATAATAACGCATTTAAAGAATACTTCAGAGGCCTTTATTTTAATATCGCTCAAAACGGCACATCAGGTGCTATGGCCAACCTAAAATTTTCTGATGGAAAAATTGTGATAATTTATAAAGATGGCCCAGATGCCAGCCGGACAAGAAAAACGCTGCAGCTTAATATGAAGGGCAACACAATTAATTTCTTTGAAAATGATTATAAACCCGGATATTTGACTGCGCTTACACCGGAACAGACCAATACTACAGCAGGTGATAGTCGACTGTATATTAAAGGCGGGCAAGGATCAATGGGTATTATCAACATACTAAGCACTGAGGAAATTGAATTCTTAAAAGCTGAAAATGCAATTATTAATGAAGCTAACCTTGTATTTCATGTGGATGAAGCTTTAATGAAAGATGTAAATGGCACAAGAGCTTTAAATCCACTGAGAGTGTATCTCTACGACCTGAAAAATAAGCAGCCACTTTATGATTATTATGTAGATGGTACTTCAAGTCCAATAAATCCTAAATATGACAAGTTGGTATATGGGGGCATATTAACAAAAAATACTGAAAACGGTCAGCCTGTTTTTAGTTATAAAATTAGGCTTACAAACCATGTCAATAATATTATCCGTAAAGACTCCATTAGCAGGCCATTGGGCATAGTGGTTAGTGAAAGTATTAATATCACAGCAAATGCAATGCTCAGGCCTCCGTTTACAGTAGGCGATGCTGATGTAAATACACTACCGCTTTCCAGCGTGATTAACCCCTTGGGCACTGTATTTTATGGCAATAACATTCCTGTGGGGGGATGAAAATTATAATAAAAGGCTTCGCCTTGAAATTTTTTATACAAAACCAAACTAACTAACTGATAAATCGTATGTGTGGAATCGTAGGTTACATCGGGCACAGGGAAGCTTACCCTGTTATAATAAAAGGGCTTAAAAGGCTGGAGTACCGCGGGTATGACAGTGCCGGTATAGTATTGTGCGACGGGCAGGACCTGAAAATGTCTAAGACTAAGGGAAAAGTGTCTGACCTGGAAGCTAAGGCCGCAGCTGAAAATACTTCTGTGGGTACAATGGGTATAGGCCATACACGCTGGGCGACTCATGGTGTGCCAAACGATGTTAACTCTCACCCGCACTTTTCAAACTCAGGCAACCTTGTAATTGTGCACAACGGTATCATTGAAAATTATGAGCCGCTAAAGAAAGAGCTTAAGAACAGGGGTTACGTTTTCCATTCAGACACCGATACTGAGGTTCTTGTAAATCTTATTGAAGATGTAATGAAAAAGGACAATCTTAAGCTAGGCAAAGCCGTACAGGTGGCCCTTAACCAGGTTGTTGGGGCTTATGCCATTGCCGTGATGGACAAAAACCGTCCGCGCGAAATTGTTGCGGCACGCCTTGGCAGCCCATTGGCTATTGGTGTTGGCAAAGACGAATTCTTTGTAGCGTCTGATGCTTCGCCATTCATCGAGTACACAAGTAATGCAATTTATCTTGAAGATGAAGAGATGGCAATTATCCGCCTTCATAAGCCACTAAAAATAAGGAAGATACTTGATGATTCATTGGTAGACCCATATATCCAAGAGCTGCAAATGAACCTTGAGCAGATAGAAAAGGGCGGTTATGACCACTTTATGCTTAAAGAGATTTATGAGCAGCCAAATGTAATTAAAGACACCTACCGCGGAAGGCTTCACGCTAATGAAGGCCTTATAAGGATGGCAGGTATAGAAGATAACCTTCAGAAATTCATTAATGCCGACAGAATTCTTATCATTGCCTGTGGTACGTCATGGCACGCCGGCCTTGTGGCAGAGTATATATTTGAAGAGTTTGCACGTATACCTGTTGAAGTTGAGTATGCCTCTGAGTTCCGCTACAGAAATCCTATAATCCGTGAAACTGATGTAGTTATTGCGATTTCTCAGTCTGGTGAAACTGCCGACACGCTTGCGGCTATAAAGCTTGCAAAAGAGCACGGAGCATTTGTGTTCGGTGTTTGTAATGTAGTAGGTTCGTCAATTTCCCGCGAAACTCATGCAGGCGCTTACACACACGCCGGACCTGAAATTGGCGTTGCTTCAACAAAGGCATTTACAACGCAAATTACAGTGCTTACGCTTATTGCGCTTCGTTTGGCGCAGGCTAAGGGCACCATTAATAATTCAGACTTCCACCGTTATTTACAGGAGCTGGAGCTTATTCCTGAAAAAGTGGAAGAAGCATTGCAGACTAACGAAGTTTCTAAAGCAGTTGCAGCCATCTATAAAGATGCTTCAAACTGCCTTTACCTTGGCAGGGGCTACAATTTCCCGGTTGCGCTAGAAGGTGCGCTTAAGCTAAAAGAGATATCATACATCCACGCTGAAGGCTACCCTGCGGCAGAGATGAAGCACGGCCCTATCGCGCTTATTGATGAGCAGATGCCGGTAGTGGTTATCGCGCCAAGGCAGGAGCACTATGATAAGATTGTGAGCAACATACAGGAGATAAAATCACGCAGCGGTAAGATCATCGCTATTGTAACGCAGGGCGACGTACAGGTAAAAGAGCTTGCCGACCACGTTATCGAAATTCCTGATACGGTTGATGCGCTTTCTCCGCTTCTTACAACTATCCCGCTACAGCTATTGTCTTACCACATTGCGGTAATGAGAGAGTGTAACGTTGACCAACCTCGTAACCTGGCGAAGTCGGTTACTGTGGAGTAATCAATTACTTAAAACACTATATTTGAACCGCTAAGAGGAAACTCTTGGCGGTTTTTTTTAAATTTTATTTTATATGAGGAAAATATTTAATTCTAAACCAGCAAAGTTTCCTAATAATACTACTGAAGAACAAAATTCAGTGTATAAATTACTAGACATTTTAGATAAAAATCGTATAAAACCTGATCCAAAGCTTATCGACAAATTTCCCAATACTGATGGTGAAATTACTGTGGTTGATGAAGAGCAATTTCCAATTGGAAAATGCGAAATACAAATTAAAACCTTACCTGATTCAGATATTACTTCACCTTCACATCAATGTGATTTACCATTTTTAAGTTACTGTGAAAGTAGTTTGTTGCCAATTATTTTAATTATAGTTAATGCGAAAAATGAAATAGCGTTTTGGAAACATATTGATAGAGAAACTTTAAAAGAATTAGCTAAAAAAATCAAAGGTAAATCTATTGTACTCCATATCCCTCTAAATAATAAGGTAACACGTTCAGATAATTCATACGTAGAAGAATGGATAAAAATAGTCGAAAGTTATATACAGAAAAAAATAAATTCAGAGGTTCAAGAGGAATACGAAAAGAAATATAAAGAATTACAAAAAATCATCGACGAATATCCTAAACCTGTACATTCAATCGGATCTGAAAGTCTAAAAGCAATTAATATATTTATAGACACACTTAATAATGCACTTGATGGGGATTTTATATCTATAAAAGAGGTTGCTTTCTATGGATATTGGAAAATTAGCATTGCATACACTGATTTTAGCGATAAAAAGTTGTCTTTTGCCATCATTCCGATAAAATATGGGGATAATGATTTACTTATAAGAGAAGTAAAGTCCATGAACCCGTTAATAAGAAGCCGATTTACAAGAAATGTCATTAGCCACTATACTAATAACCCTATAAAACATGAACCGGTAGAATATGCATACAGTCTAATCAAAAAAGAAACTATAGAAATATTAGAAAATAAATCTTTACAACTCATATGTTATCAGTTAGCTATTGAATATATTACTGATTTTTACGATTATTCCAAAGAAATTCTTCCGGTTAAATTTCAAAACGAATTTGATGTAAATTACATGTTTAAAATTGTAAATTTTTATCTACCAATTTGGGCGGAGGAATTTTATTCTATAAATAAGAACGTATCATTAGATGATAAAATATACTTTAATATTGAAGATGCGTTTTGGTATGCTTCAGCGAAAGATAGAAAAAAGGTTACTGACAAAGCAATTAGTAGATACAATAAAAATGAGTATTGTATTAAAGAAATCATTTATACAAGTTCTGAATTTGCAAACGACTATATCTTGGATTCTTTGAAACTGCTATTATCACGTTCCATACAATCTTTCGAAAGACCTTTTTGTCCTAAGATATACAATGCAAGTAAATTCATTTGGGATTGGTATTCACCTCAAAATGCTTTTGAAAAACTTAAATTTATCTTTAATGAACTCCCGAAGGTTTACGATCTATTTTTAGAAACATATTTTCCTCGACTTCTTCATGATTTAAAATATTACAGTGACACAAATCTCATCATTATAAATATTAATTATAAAAATAAATTTGACTCGTTTGACGATTCTCCCAGTATCGAATTTTATTATTTTAAAACTGAACAAAATATAATACCACGTACAAGTATATATCTGAATTCTGAAGATTGCCCCATAAAAAGATCTGATATTTCTATGAGGCAGGAATTCGATATTGATGGTGTAAAATACAATATGACATCAGCATCATGGGGAGTTATTAACTATTTAGATGACAATTTTTCACTACAAAAATATTTGTATAAATTATTAAAAGAAAAATTTGAAAAGTATTTTAAATTAAAAACGAGTAATAATTAAACCAATTTCTCAAAAGTATTGTCGAATCTTCCCCTTCCATTACAAAAACCCAAAAATACTTTTGCATATTTCCCATTTAAAAAACTATCTTTGCACTCGGAAAAAAGAGGTTTTTTCTGAAAACGTAAATAGCTGTTTAATAAATACATAAGCAATGTCTAAAGTAATAGGAAAAGTTGCACAGATTATCGGGCCGGTTGTAGACGTGGTTTTCAACACGCAGAACGCTGAGCTTCCAAAGATTTATGATTCATTAGAAATCACTAAGAAAGACGGCACTAAGCTTGTTCTTGAAGTACAGTCTCACGTAGGTGAAGATACCGTGCGTACCATTTCGATGGACTCGACTGACGGCCTTAGCCGCGGCCAGGAAGTTATCGGTACCGGCGCTCCTA
This genomic interval carries:
- the glmS gene encoding glutamine--fructose-6-phosphate transaminase (isomerizing) translates to MCGIVGYIGHREAYPVIIKGLKRLEYRGYDSAGIVLCDGQDLKMSKTKGKVSDLEAKAAAENTSVGTMGIGHTRWATHGVPNDVNSHPHFSNSGNLVIVHNGIIENYEPLKKELKNRGYVFHSDTDTEVLVNLIEDVMKKDNLKLGKAVQVALNQVVGAYAIAVMDKNRPREIVAARLGSPLAIGVGKDEFFVASDASPFIEYTSNAIYLEDEEMAIIRLHKPLKIRKILDDSLVDPYIQELQMNLEQIEKGGYDHFMLKEIYEQPNVIKDTYRGRLHANEGLIRMAGIEDNLQKFINADRILIIACGTSWHAGLVAEYIFEEFARIPVEVEYASEFRYRNPIIRETDVVIAISQSGETADTLAAIKLAKEHGAFVFGVCNVVGSSISRETHAGAYTHAGPEIGVASTKAFTTQITVLTLIALRLAQAKGTINNSDFHRYLQELELIPEKVEEALQTNEVSKAVAAIYKDASNCLYLGRGYNFPVALEGALKLKEISYIHAEGYPAAEMKHGPIALIDEQMPVVVIAPRQEHYDKIVSNIQEIKSRSGKIIAIVTQGDVQVKELADHVIEIPDTVDALSPLLTTIPLQLLSYHIAVMRECNVDQPRNLAKSVTVE
- a CDS encoding DUF4365 domain-containing protein → MRKIFNSKPAKFPNNTTEEQNSVYKLLDILDKNRIKPDPKLIDKFPNTDGEITVVDEEQFPIGKCEIQIKTLPDSDITSPSHQCDLPFLSYCESSLLPIILIIVNAKNEIAFWKHIDRETLKELAKKIKGKSIVLHIPLNNKVTRSDNSYVEEWIKIVESYIQKKINSEVQEEYEKKYKELQKIIDEYPKPVHSIGSESLKAINIFIDTLNNALDGDFISIKEVAFYGYWKISIAYTDFSDKKLSFAIIPIKYGDNDLLIREVKSMNPLIRSRFTRNVISHYTNNPIKHEPVEYAYSLIKKETIEILENKSLQLICYQLAIEYITDFYDYSKEILPVKFQNEFDVNYMFKIVNFYLPIWAEEFYSINKNVSLDDKIYFNIEDAFWYASAKDRKKVTDKAISRYNKNEYCIKEIIYTSSEFANDYILDSLKLLLSRSIQSFERPFCPKIYNASKFIWDWYSPQNAFEKLKFIFNELPKVYDLFLETYFPRLLHDLKYYSDTNLIIININYKNKFDSFDDSPSIEFYYFKTEQNIIPRTSIYLNSEDCPIKRSDISMRQEFDIDGVKYNMTSASWGVINYLDDNFSLQKYLYKLLKEKFEKYFKLKTSNN